In the Chryseobacterium sp. MYb264 genome, one interval contains:
- a CDS encoding M13 family metallopeptidase — protein MKKLNIGILAFSGLVFFNSCGTTKTADAAQKTEKAVVAEPVKKEEVKEEGINLSYMDKSVRPQDDFFSYVNGNWVKTTQIPSDKASWGSFNALRENVDDASLEILNGILSESYPAGSEGQKIQNLYASFMDTNKRNAEGLAPIKADLGKIDAIKNLNDLQKYLLEATRLGDNSFYGWRVGADLKDSKMNAVYLGGPDLGLGRDYYQKVNDANTKTLAEYQSYVGKLFGVLGYKNAEASAKNVVDFEKQLGNYLLTLEQNRDANLRYNPKNVSELGGLVKNINLTKYLKDAGVDTNRVIIGELKYYQNMDQFITQKNLPLLKDYLKYHLINGNASNLDEKLEQIRFDFYSKYLQGQKEQRPMNKRGLSLVNGVLGEAFGKLYVEKYFTPEAKAQMEMYIQYILKSFKTHINDMDWMSPDTKVKAQEKLSKFTVKIAYPDKWKDYTQLKVDSPKEGATLYSNLQHVAAWQYQRSLDKVGKPVDKTEWGMTPQTVNAYYSGSNNEIVFPAAILQPPFYNPKADAAVNFGGIGAVIGHEISHGFDDSGSRFDGDGNLNNWWTDADRKNFDAKVGQLAAQYSTYEPVKGSFVNGKFTSGENIGDLGGVAVAYDALQMFLKDKGNPGLISGFTQDQRFFMSWATVWRTKATDQYMTNQVKTDPHSPGIYRAFGPLVNQDAFIKAFDIKPGDKMYKAPQDRIKIW, from the coding sequence ATGAAAAAGCTAAATATTGGGATACTTGCCTTTTCGGGGCTGGTGTTTTTTAACTCATGTGGTACAACAAAAACCGCGGATGCAGCGCAGAAAACTGAGAAGGCTGTTGTGGCAGAACCGGTGAAGAAAGAAGAAGTGAAAGAGGAGGGGATCAATTTATCATATATGGATAAAAGTGTTCGTCCGCAAGATGATTTTTTTAGCTATGTAAACGGAAATTGGGTGAAAACCACACAGATACCTTCTGATAAAGCAAGTTGGGGATCTTTCAATGCCTTAAGAGAAAATGTGGATGATGCGTCTCTTGAAATTCTGAACGGAATTTTATCAGAATCTTATCCTGCGGGTTCTGAAGGACAGAAAATCCAGAATCTTTACGCTTCTTTTATGGATACTAATAAAAGAAATGCAGAAGGATTGGCTCCGATCAAAGCAGATTTGGGAAAAATTGATGCCATTAAAAATCTTAACGATTTACAGAAATACCTTTTGGAAGCAACAAGACTGGGCGACAACTCTTTCTACGGATGGAGAGTAGGTGCAGATTTGAAGGATTCTAAAATGAATGCCGTATATCTTGGTGGTCCCGATTTGGGCTTGGGAAGAGATTACTATCAGAAAGTCAATGATGCCAACACCAAAACATTAGCAGAATACCAATCGTATGTTGGAAAATTATTCGGTGTTTTAGGATATAAAAATGCGGAAGCTTCTGCAAAAAATGTAGTTGATTTCGAAAAACAATTAGGAAATTATTTACTGACTCTTGAGCAAAACAGAGATGCCAATTTAAGATATAACCCTAAAAATGTATCTGAGCTGGGAGGTTTGGTTAAAAATATAAACCTTACTAAATATCTTAAAGATGCAGGTGTAGATACCAACAGGGTAATTATCGGAGAGCTGAAATATTACCAGAATATGGATCAGTTCATTACCCAAAAGAATCTTCCTCTGTTAAAAGATTATCTGAAATATCATTTGATTAACGGAAATGCAAGCAATTTAGATGAAAAATTAGAGCAGATCAGATTTGATTTCTATTCTAAATATCTTCAGGGACAAAAAGAGCAGCGCCCGATGAACAAAAGAGGTCTTTCTTTAGTGAATGGCGTATTGGGTGAAGCTTTTGGTAAATTATACGTAGAGAAATATTTTACACCTGAAGCGAAAGCGCAGATGGAGATGTATATTCAGTATATCTTAAAATCATTCAAAACACATATCAATGATATGGATTGGATGTCTCCTGATACCAAAGTGAAAGCTCAGGAAAAATTATCAAAATTCACAGTGAAGATAGCCTATCCGGATAAATGGAAGGATTATACTCAATTGAAAGTGGATTCTCCGAAAGAAGGAGCAACATTATATTCAAACCTTCAGCATGTTGCTGCATGGCAATATCAGAGAAGTTTAGACAAAGTAGGAAAGCCTGTGGACAAAACAGAATGGGGAATGACTCCGCAAACGGTAAATGCTTACTATAGCGGATCAAATAACGAGATTGTGTTCCCTGCTGCAATCCTTCAGCCTCCTTTCTACAATCCGAAAGCAGATGCTGCGGTGAACTTCGGAGGAATCGGAGCGGTAATCGGTCACGAAATTTCTCACGGATTCGACGATAGCGGTTCAAGATTCGACGGAGACGGTAACCTGAATAACTGGTGGACGGATGCAGACCGTAAAAACTTTGATGCTAAAGTAGGGCAGTTGGCTGCTCAGTACAGCACTTACGAGCCTGTGAAAGGAAGTTTCGTCAACGGTAAATTTACCAGTGGAGAAAATATCGGTGACCTTGGTGGAGTAGCGGTTGCTTACGATGCACTTCAGATGTTTCTTAAAGATAAAGGAAACCCTGGGTTGATCAGTGGTTTCACGCAGGATCAGAGATTTTTCATGAGCTGGGCTACGGTTTGGAGAACGAAAGCTACCGATCAGTATATGACGAATCAGGTGAAGACAGATCCGCACTCGCCGGGAATCTACAGAGCATTTGGTCCGTTGGTAAATCAGGACGCCTTCATCAAAGCATTTGATATCAAACCTGGAGACAAAATGTATAAAGCTCCTCAGGACAGAATAAAAATTTGGTAA